In Dermacentor variabilis isolate Ectoservices chromosome 11, ASM5094787v1, whole genome shotgun sequence, one genomic interval encodes:
- the LOC142564509 gene encoding DNA repair protein RAD51 homolog 4-like produces MTILRVGLCPELTAPVVEKLRASGVRTVVEYLSSERETLAERTGLAYGDVIRLRRSLQAIYAPKLRTGIELYEQLLETTAIFTTGSGNVDEAIGGGVYTGRITEIVGAGNSGKTQLCHSLAANLVVASHFGALYVDALSCFSPERLRQIVSCRVTGDVKAETVLSKVRHVAVCDLLEMVQVVDQVRDSLCSAGKKDETFLSNVKMILVDSLTAAASPVLTGNQYVDGLSLLSHLCNALQYLAARFRIAVVITNDFVAGEGVVMKPALGRYWEDVPSVSLELNLLGDLFDCGETRELRVVKSPDASALGRVVRFKIVPKGITTVVANS; encoded by the coding sequence ATGACGATACTGCGCGTCGGGCTCTGCCCGGAGTTGACAGCGCCGGTCGTCGAAAAGCTGCGCGCCTCCGGTGTTAGGACCGTCGTCGAATACCTGTCGTCCGAACGCGAAACTCTTGCCGAGCGCACCGGGCTCGCCTACGGGGACGTGATTCGACTGCGCCGCTCACTGCAAGCGATCTACGCACCCAAGCTGCGCACGGGAATCGAACTCTACGAGCAGTTACTGGAGACCACGGCCATCTTCACCACGGGTAGCGGGAACGTTGACGAGGCCATAGGCGGCGGAGTCTACACCGGGCGCATCACCGAAATCGTTGGCGCCGGCAACAGCGGCAAGACGCAGCTGTGCCACAGCCTCGCCGCCAATCTCGTCGTCGCCAGTCACTTCGGCGCGCTCTACGTGGACGCACTGAGCTGTTTCTCACCCGAGAGACTGCGCCAGATTGTGTCTTGCAGAGTAACGGGTGACGTCAAAGCTGAAACTGTCCTCTCCAAGGTGAGGCACGTCGCCGTCTGCGACTTGCTGGAGATGGTTCAGGTCGTGGACCAAGTGCGCGACTCGCTCTGCTCCGCGGGAAAAAAGGACGAGACTTTCTTGTCGAACGTGAAAATGATACTCGTCGATTCCTTGACGGCCGCCGCCTCTCCGGTCTTGACCGGCAACCAGTACGTCGACGGTTTGTCGCTGTTGTCACACCTCTGCAACGCGCTGCAGTACCTGGCGGCTCGGTTTAGGATCGCCGTCGTGATCACCAACGACTTCGTAGCTGGGGAAGGCGTCGTCATGAAACCTGCCCTGGGCCGGTACTGGGAGGACGTGCCGTCCGTTTCCCTCGAGCTGAATCTGCTCGGTGATCTCTTTGACTGCGGCGAAACGCGTGAACTGAGAGTCGTGAAAAGCCCCGACGCCAGCGCTCTGGGCAGAGTCGTTAGGTTTAAAATTGTGCCCAAGGGAATCACAACTGTGGTTGCGAACTCCTGA